A genomic region of Microlunatus sagamiharensis contains the following coding sequences:
- a CDS encoding helicase-related protein: MSTSTRSSGPGHVAAAHEQAASADGHDIAGDDLGPVEASVTNQRESKVVDWLVERLADRLADRGDQEHPPPWEPRRNVLLGVLEPVRVILPPPTEASKADHPGQDEDTDSEPAAPIPPQLVRKPSGEVPSLGLTFRLRAEPGATSVPLNIDASFALYLERVAALRYQRISLGEVPTATPGTAETGASTEAPGVTGADPSAAAQGGAAPTASEAGDPSGAADGPALKPSRKRVKKVRILGAWKRHDVAASGLHAELPLNGDVVTIDSDLQQHAAELIWAHYGRADAMRPLLGRGRNQIPESALDSEEAFAAELDVRLDRSWKPVVPDIVLQVFAQALGDDEYLVSVTLRNETLLKERPVQDLAAYDCHLTVHPGPGATVVTQRFELAPNNYRLADAADVVGRGVSCVAEPTGDGGLQTQTLPRYAQPVLEPREDHVLAPRWSELAADPDPILDSVQAAMSAYADEFAAFVDAAAGQPHHDAADRERAQFADEVRRFALGRKAMAADPRLRAAFQLANEAFAQANSGKSFDTWRLFQLVYIVSHLPALAAREIDDAQMRAELDYVDVLWFPAGGGKTEAYLGLIVTALFYDRSRGKDRGVTSWLRFPLRMLSVQQLTRVLKVLVIAEELRVKRHVGAPDADPFALGYLVGSSNTPNTLKWDKEWWGGWEVEARRHARHEFIEQHMNDRLITTCPWCSAKAIVLDLDIEAVAIIHRCTACGRVLPVWITDEEVYRHLPAVIISTVDKLTGYTWFGEYTAFNHGPRFRCPQHGYYSFPLQGTCLVGPDLHPPHKGGHPLAPPTKDPVPAITVQDEMHLLREELGAFGGHYEGLIAELQRGGPSALPTKVLAASATIEAYEDQLRQVYGRHPRAFPSPGFSDERSFYVQTKPDVRRTFVGVLPNYRRKADVAAIVSAELLEASTHLPDAVDPLAELGFGAELADGVDPARLLFDYEVALSYVNSKTHGSKIDEELGQLSDNLENDGFGRLSRAVLTGQVPIPDLSDAIERVQTDKVTTPRPQRLRSLIGTSVVSHGVDLDRLNMLIMAGMPTTAADYIQVTARSGRTHAGLVVTVYDPFSRRERSMFTNFPSYHRFLDQMVTPVPVNKYAWFVANRTLPGMAMALFYDVARDPAFDAPLQGVRSSKDFSKWWRAHRTHIETAVRDRLERCYATPVAGVNDPGMEAELATRALREWIEVEAKALDRPAEERQTVRMFHQAPLTNFRDIDNPSEFSVGQKSLDAYEALRGAYVSAAFAIAEEV, from the coding sequence ATGAGCACCTCGACCAGGTCCAGCGGACCGGGCCACGTCGCAGCCGCGCACGAGCAGGCGGCCAGCGCCGACGGGCACGACATCGCCGGCGACGACCTCGGCCCGGTCGAGGCGTCGGTAACGAACCAGCGGGAGAGCAAGGTCGTCGACTGGCTCGTCGAACGTCTCGCCGACCGCCTCGCCGACCGCGGCGACCAGGAGCACCCGCCGCCGTGGGAGCCGAGACGCAACGTGCTGCTCGGCGTGCTCGAGCCGGTCCGGGTGATCCTGCCCCCGCCGACCGAGGCGTCCAAGGCCGACCACCCCGGTCAGGACGAAGACACCGACTCCGAACCAGCTGCGCCCATCCCGCCCCAGCTGGTCCGCAAGCCGTCCGGCGAGGTCCCCAGCCTGGGCCTGACGTTCCGCCTGCGCGCTGAACCGGGCGCCACGTCGGTCCCGCTGAACATCGACGCGTCGTTCGCGCTGTACCTCGAACGGGTCGCCGCGCTCCGCTACCAGCGCATCAGCCTCGGCGAGGTGCCCACCGCCACCCCGGGCACAGCCGAGACGGGCGCGAGCACAGAAGCGCCTGGCGTCACCGGCGCAGACCCGTCGGCGGCCGCGCAGGGCGGCGCGGCCCCTACCGCATCCGAAGCCGGCGACCCATCCGGCGCGGCGGACGGCCCGGCGCTCAAGCCGTCTCGCAAGCGGGTCAAGAAGGTGCGGATCCTCGGCGCGTGGAAACGTCACGACGTCGCCGCGTCGGGGCTGCACGCAGAGCTGCCCCTCAACGGTGACGTCGTCACCATCGACTCCGACCTGCAGCAGCACGCGGCCGAGCTGATCTGGGCGCACTACGGTCGGGCCGACGCGATGCGTCCCCTCCTGGGCAGGGGCCGCAACCAGATCCCGGAGTCCGCCCTCGACAGCGAGGAGGCGTTCGCCGCCGAGCTCGATGTCCGCCTCGACCGGTCGTGGAAGCCGGTCGTGCCCGACATCGTGCTGCAGGTCTTCGCCCAGGCTCTCGGCGACGACGAGTACCTCGTCAGCGTCACGCTGCGCAACGAGACCCTGCTGAAAGAGCGACCCGTGCAGGACCTCGCCGCCTACGACTGCCACCTCACCGTGCACCCCGGGCCCGGCGCGACCGTCGTCACCCAGCGGTTCGAGCTGGCGCCGAACAACTACCGCCTGGCCGACGCAGCTGACGTCGTCGGGCGCGGCGTCAGCTGCGTCGCCGAGCCCACCGGCGACGGCGGCCTGCAGACGCAGACGCTGCCCCGCTACGCCCAACCGGTCCTCGAGCCCCGCGAAGATCACGTCCTCGCGCCCCGATGGTCTGAGCTCGCAGCCGATCCCGACCCCATCCTCGACTCGGTGCAGGCCGCGATGAGCGCCTACGCAGACGAGTTCGCCGCCTTTGTCGACGCCGCAGCCGGGCAGCCGCACCACGACGCCGCCGACCGCGAGCGCGCGCAGTTCGCCGACGAGGTGCGCCGCTTCGCCCTCGGGCGCAAGGCGATGGCCGCCGACCCGCGCCTTCGAGCGGCGTTCCAGCTGGCCAACGAGGCGTTCGCCCAGGCGAACTCCGGCAAGAGCTTCGACACGTGGAGGCTGTTCCAGCTCGTCTACATCGTCAGCCACCTGCCCGCGCTCGCCGCGCGAGAGATCGACGACGCCCAGATGCGAGCCGAGCTCGACTACGTCGACGTGCTGTGGTTCCCCGCCGGCGGCGGGAAGACGGAGGCGTACCTCGGCCTCATCGTGACCGCGCTGTTCTACGACCGCAGCCGCGGCAAGGACCGCGGCGTCACCTCCTGGCTGCGCTTCCCCTTGCGGATGCTGTCGGTCCAGCAGCTGACGCGGGTGCTGAAGGTGCTCGTCATCGCCGAGGAGCTGCGCGTGAAGCGCCACGTCGGCGCGCCCGACGCGGACCCGTTCGCGCTCGGCTACCTGGTCGGCTCGTCCAACACCCCGAACACCCTGAAGTGGGACAAGGAGTGGTGGGGAGGCTGGGAGGTCGAGGCCCGCCGGCACGCGCGTCACGAGTTCATCGAGCAGCACATGAACGACCGGCTGATCACGACCTGCCCGTGGTGCTCGGCGAAGGCCATCGTGCTCGACCTGGACATCGAGGCGGTCGCGATCATCCACCGCTGCACCGCGTGCGGGCGGGTCCTGCCGGTGTGGATCACCGACGAGGAGGTGTACCGGCACCTGCCGGCCGTCATCATCTCCACCGTCGACAAGCTCACCGGCTACACCTGGTTCGGGGAGTACACCGCGTTCAACCACGGGCCCCGGTTCCGCTGCCCGCAGCACGGCTACTACTCGTTCCCGCTGCAGGGGACCTGCCTGGTCGGGCCCGACCTGCACCCGCCCCACAAGGGCGGGCACCCTCTCGCGCCGCCGACGAAGGACCCCGTTCCCGCGATCACTGTGCAGGACGAGATGCACCTGCTGCGCGAAGAGCTCGGCGCGTTCGGCGGCCACTACGAAGGCCTCATCGCCGAGCTGCAGCGCGGCGGGCCGTCCGCGCTGCCGACGAAGGTGCTGGCCGCGTCGGCGACGATCGAGGCGTACGAGGACCAGCTGCGGCAGGTGTACGGGCGCCACCCGCGCGCGTTCCCCTCCCCCGGGTTCAGCGACGAGCGTTCGTTCTACGTGCAGACGAAGCCGGACGTGCGCCGCACGTTCGTCGGGGTCCTGCCCAACTACCGGCGCAAGGCCGACGTCGCCGCGATCGTGTCCGCCGAGCTGCTCGAGGCGAGCACGCACCTGCCCGACGCGGTCGACCCGCTGGCCGAGCTCGGCTTCGGCGCCGAGCTCGCCGACGGGGTCGACCCCGCCCGGCTGCTGTTCGACTACGAGGTCGCGCTCAGCTACGTCAACTCGAAGACGCACGGCTCCAAGATCGACGAGGAGCTCGGCCAGCTGTCCGACAACCTCGAGAACGACGGCTTCGGGCGGTTGAGCCGGGCCGTGCTGACCGGGCAGGTGCCGATCCCGGACCTGTCGGACGCGATCGAGCGGGTCCAGACCGACAAGGTGACGACGCCGCGCCCGCAGCGGCTGCGTTCGCTCATCGGGACGTCCGTCGTCAGCCACGGCGTCGACCTGGACCGGCTGAACATGCTCATCATGGCGGGGATGCCGACGACGGCTGCCGACTACATCCAGGTGACAGCCCGGTCCGGGCGCACCCACGCAGGGCTGGTCGTGACCGTCTACGACCCGTTCTCGCGCCGCGAGCGGAGCATGTTCACCAACTTCCCCAGCTATCACCGCTTCCTCGACCAGATGGTCACCCCGGTCCCGGTGAACAAGTACGCCTGGTTCGTCGCGAACCGGACGCTGCCGGGGATGGCGATGGCGCTGTTTTACGACGTCGCACGCGACCCCGCCTTCGACGCGCCGCTGCAGGGGGTCCGCTCGTCGAAGGACTTCTCCAAGTGGTGGCGCGCACACCGCACCCACATCGAGACCGCTGTCCGCGACCGGCTGGAACGCTGCTACGCGACCCCGGTCGCCGGGGTGAACGACCCGGGCATGGAGGCCGAGCTCGCGACCCGCGCCCTGCGCGAGTGGATCGAGGTCGAAGCGAAAGCGCTCGACCGGCCGGCCGAGGAGAGGCAGACGGTGCGGATGTTCCACCAGGCGCCGCTGACGAACTTCCGCGACATCGACAACCCGTCCGAGTTCTCCGTGGGCCAGAAGAGCCTTGATGCCTACGAAGCGCTGCGTGGGGCATACGTTTCGGCCGCGTTCGCCATCGCCGAGGAGGTATAG
- a CDS encoding DISARM anti-phage system protein DrmE domain-containing protein: MPADTDPDDLLERLRKRRLKDGRLTVELGPLDHALLRLLDVALPEPGSRLWMELPRGRHDVAVMCGVYLQLRRLGEQRQGVFDGLGFRGPVVVIGYNTNLTERLRKIRIGAESLSEAISAGRVRANGTVVDLGGVVSPATSWSNGLLYLNTSLGWPTLRGVKPGVVIIDRSGFASDDTLLRALQWAGAHTAGRVLVLADIGGVPPKVGLPFRVWPWAPQLVRDVRDELGKEPACGPLSTNPLLNALQARPTAAVYTAPALTAARTRCFAGVRAARRVSRELPRGVDEAVTLLNVCAGLWGTVRSYNECAAAETQAPSLATLGRMIRETHGNDLRGAWSGFAETRWADLRQNALTLLELLEERNPRLDMLEGVLDRVARTHPGVPVVVRTASRAGAHALAMDLTARRPQLTGVLASGSDEAALRLLPYSAKLAWTAKPVVEIHLGVPAPRRRTSLFSGEANERVVVCDPDELVWLQRVLDEQTRRWDLDLGATTAALRLDGLPSIEVRPTKVLLGPLPLDERGAGSDVTPLQVPVLDLLSLFSEFDKAVAGAAPDEAPSADEATDAAAAGREVLAVPVRLVPGTTMCWLAADSTVDVIVGQAYTTSPATDLRAGMSVVLPRGDTGVGLFDRLLAASRQDVDVRAVETMLSRFRRAVLQLHDISGTWDGVVTRMQSMGSSVTSGATCRAWSRGDSIAPDDPEDIRRVGLLTHSIELTGQEQWQRLGRMAEQLRGMRRDLGRLAARATSEAASGASGAALEALSKAYGGIDVSEVVEEFDSHKVAAVGPASLVHAARLRRVLPSAEFPRRLQEKTA; the protein is encoded by the coding sequence GTGCCTGCCGATACGGATCCTGACGACCTGCTCGAGAGGCTGCGGAAGCGGCGGCTGAAGGACGGGCGCCTTACGGTCGAGCTCGGACCTCTCGATCACGCCCTGCTGCGCCTGCTGGACGTAGCCCTGCCCGAGCCCGGCAGCCGGCTGTGGATGGAGCTCCCGCGCGGCCGACACGACGTCGCCGTGATGTGCGGGGTCTACCTGCAGCTGCGCCGCCTCGGAGAGCAGCGCCAAGGCGTCTTCGACGGCCTCGGGTTCCGCGGCCCGGTCGTCGTGATCGGCTACAACACGAACCTGACCGAGCGGCTGCGAAAAATCCGCATCGGCGCGGAGAGCCTGTCGGAGGCGATCTCCGCCGGGCGGGTCCGGGCGAACGGCACCGTGGTCGACCTGGGGGGCGTCGTGTCGCCGGCCACCAGCTGGAGCAACGGGCTGCTGTACCTGAACACCTCGCTCGGCTGGCCGACGCTGAGGGGCGTCAAGCCGGGGGTCGTCATCATCGACCGCTCCGGCTTCGCCTCCGACGACACCCTGCTCCGTGCGCTGCAGTGGGCGGGCGCCCACACGGCGGGCCGGGTCCTCGTGCTCGCCGACATCGGCGGCGTCCCGCCCAAGGTCGGGCTGCCGTTCCGGGTGTGGCCGTGGGCTCCCCAGCTCGTCCGCGACGTCCGCGACGAGCTCGGCAAGGAGCCTGCGTGTGGCCCGCTGTCGACGAACCCGCTGCTGAACGCGCTGCAGGCGCGTCCCACTGCTGCGGTCTACACCGCGCCCGCGTTGACCGCGGCCCGGACCCGCTGCTTCGCTGGGGTCCGCGCAGCTCGCAGGGTCAGCCGCGAGCTGCCGCGCGGGGTGGACGAGGCCGTGACGCTGCTCAACGTGTGCGCCGGATTGTGGGGCACGGTCCGCTCGTACAACGAGTGCGCGGCCGCGGAGACCCAGGCCCCCTCGCTGGCCACCCTGGGGCGCATGATCCGCGAGACCCATGGCAATGACCTGCGCGGAGCGTGGTCGGGGTTCGCGGAGACCCGGTGGGCCGACCTGCGCCAGAACGCGCTGACGCTGCTCGAGCTGCTCGAGGAGCGCAACCCGCGCCTCGACATGCTCGAAGGTGTCCTCGACCGGGTCGCCCGGACCCATCCAGGCGTCCCCGTCGTCGTCCGCACGGCGTCGCGGGCCGGGGCGCACGCCCTCGCGATGGACCTGACTGCACGGCGGCCCCAGCTCACTGGCGTGCTTGCCAGCGGCTCAGACGAAGCAGCGCTGCGTCTGCTGCCGTACAGCGCCAAGCTCGCGTGGACCGCGAAGCCGGTCGTCGAGATCCACCTGGGAGTCCCCGCGCCGCGCCGTCGGACCTCGCTGTTCAGCGGCGAGGCGAACGAACGCGTCGTCGTGTGCGACCCCGACGAGCTCGTCTGGCTGCAGCGCGTCCTCGACGAGCAGACCCGCCGCTGGGACCTCGACCTCGGCGCCACGACAGCTGCGCTCCGTCTCGACGGCTTGCCCAGCATCGAGGTCCGCCCGACGAAGGTGCTGCTGGGTCCGCTGCCGCTGGATGAGCGCGGCGCCGGCAGCGACGTGACGCCTCTCCAGGTACCGGTGCTCGACCTGCTCTCCCTGTTCTCCGAGTTCGACAAGGCGGTCGCCGGCGCCGCACCCGACGAGGCGCCCAGCGCGGACGAGGCGACAGACGCCGCCGCCGCCGGACGCGAGGTGCTCGCCGTGCCGGTCCGCCTCGTGCCCGGGACGACGATGTGCTGGCTCGCAGCCGACTCGACGGTCGACGTCATCGTCGGCCAGGCGTACACGACTTCGCCCGCGACCGATCTGCGGGCGGGCATGTCGGTCGTCCTGCCCCGAGGCGACACGGGTGTGGGCCTGTTCGACCGTCTCCTTGCGGCTTCTCGACAAGACGTCGACGTCCGAGCGGTCGAGACGATGCTCTCCCGGTTCCGCCGGGCTGTGCTGCAGCTGCACGACATCAGCGGCACCTGGGACGGGGTGGTCACGCGCATGCAGAGCATGGGGAGCTCGGTGACCAGCGGCGCCACGTGCCGGGCCTGGTCGCGCGGTGACTCGATAGCGCCCGACGACCCCGAGGACATCCGACGCGTCGGCCTGCTCACCCACTCCATCGAGCTGACAGGCCAGGAGCAGTGGCAACGGCTGGGCCGGATGGCCGAGCAGCTCCGCGGCATGCGCCGCGACCTCGGCCGGCTGGCGGCACGCGCGACGTCGGAGGCCGCGTCCGGAGCGTCCGGGGCGGCGCTCGAGGCCCTGTCGAAGGCGTACGGGGGCATCGACGTCTCCGAGGTCGTCGAGGAGTTCGACTCCCACAAAGTCGCCGCGGTCGGACCCGCCTCGCTCGTTCACGCTGCACGCCTGCGGCGGGTCCTGCCCTCCGCCGAGTTCCCCCGTCGACTTCAGGAGAAGACCGCATGA